CATTAGATTTTCTACCGAAGAAATTTGAAGACATTGCTCGTAATAAAGACGAAGCGGTGACCTTGTTGCAACAGCGAGTTCAGCAGATCGCAAGTCGTCGTGCGTTAATGAGACGTACGGCTGTTCGTCGCCCAGTTACACCAACTGCGGCGCGCGTATCAACGACACGTGCGACGGAATCTGCTCCTTCGGTTGGTAGACCAGCTACCGCAGCACCTGCATCTCGATTTAGAAGCAGTGGCAAGAGCTACCAGCTAACCGCAATTGGTACCTCAACCGGTGGTCCAGTTGCGCTACAGAAGATACTGACTAAGCTGCCATCGAACTACCCACATCCTATTCTGCTGATTCAGCATATGCCAGCGACGTTTACCGCCGCTTTTGCAGCGCGCTTGAACTCACTGTGTCAAATCACGGTGAAAGAAGCGGCCGATGGCGATATGTTGCAGCCTGGCGTTGCCTATTTGGCACCTGGTGGCATGCAGATGATGCTGGAAGGTCGTGCGGGGAGTGCGAAGATCCGCATCCTAGATGGTGGCGAACGCATGAATTACAAACCATGTGTCGACGTGACATTTGGCTCTGCAGCAAAAATTTACCAAGACAAGGTACTTTCAATGGTACTGACAGGTATGGGTGCAGATGGTCGCGAAGGTGCTCGGATGCTTAAGAGTGCAGGCTCCACTGTTTGGGCTCAAGATGAAGAATCTTGCGTGGTTTATGGTATGCCGCAAGCGGTAGCCAAAGCCGGTATCTCAAGTGAAGATTTGCCGCTAGACCGAATTGCCGAGCGCATTTTGGTTGAGCTAAAGAGGCAGTAATATGATCGTATGGAGCGTTGCTAACCAAAAAGGGGGCGTGGGTAAAACCACGACCACAGTGACATTAGCGGGATTGCTGAGTCAAAAAGGGCACCGTGTTCTTCTGATCGATACCGACCCTCATGCTTCACTTACCACATATCTTGGGATGGATTCAGATCAGCTGTCGCACAGCTTGTTCGATCTGTTTCAGCTAAAAGAGTTTAGTGATAGCCGAGTGAAGCCGCTCATCCACAATACCCATATCGATAATATCGATATCATGCCAGCGCATATGTCGCTGGCGACGCTTGATCGCGTAATGGGCAACCGCAGTGGAATGGGGCTTATCTTAAAGCGTGCTTTGATGGCTATTCGTGACGAATACGATTATGTCCTTATCGATTGTCCACCGATTCTTGGTGTGATGATGGTCAATGCGCTAGCGGCAAGTGACCGAATCTTGATTCCTGTTCAGACTGAGTTTTTGGCGATGAAAGGCCTTGAGCGCATGGTTCGTACTTTGGCGATTATGCAGAAGTCACGTCAGCGTCCATTCAAGGTGACGATTGTGCCGACCATGTATGATAAGCGCACGCGTGCATCTTTGCAGACCTTGACTCAGTTGAAACACGATTACCCATCTCAGGTATGGAGTTCGGCGGTACCGATTGATACTAAGTTTCGTGATGCGAGCTTAAAGCATATGCCGGCCTCTCATTTTGCGGCTGGCAGTCGCGGTGTGTTTGCATACAAACAACTACTGATTTACTTGGAGAGGCTCGCGCAAGATGAAAGCTGATACTGCGCCACTCTCAAGTGAACAAGCGCTGGATGATTATTTTTCTGCGCTGCTTGGCCTCGAGCAAGACGAAGAACTCATGGTTGACTTTGGTGAACCATCGCAGGAAGTCTCTGCAGAGCCAGAGCCAGAGCCAGAGCCAGAGCCAGAGCCAGAGCCAGAGCCAGAGCCAGAGCCAGAGCCAGAGCCAGAGCCAGAGCCAGAGCCAGAGCCAGAGCCAGAGCCAGAGCCAGAGCCAGAGCCAGAGCCATATCAGCCGAGTATGCAAGTAGCTACTCAACGTGTCACTGTCGGTGATTATGACCGAGCGTTTGACGAGTTTGCTGAAGAACCCGATCTTAAAAATCTCGAAAAGCTGTTTAGTGGCTTGCAGCAGCAAGTCGATATCGAAGTCGACACCGAAATCGATGTAAAAACAAAGGTTCAACCAGAAATCGTTGTCCCTGAAGTGGAAGTGCCCGTTGAAGAAGAAATTCAGAGCTGGGACGTCACGAGTATTGAGTCAGAGCATCCAGTTACTGAAACAGAAACCGTTACGGAGTCATTCGAACCCGTACAGATTTCAATGGATGCTCAAGAGCTAGAGCAAGCTGCCGATAGTATTGAAGCAACCGCAAGTTATTTAGACTCTAGCAATGGTGGTGGAGCTGAGGTTGTTTGGCAAAACGGCGAACGCACTGAAGGATTTCAGGTTCTCTACTTTGATGTGAACGGCATGACGTTTGCTGTCCCCCTAGACGAACTAGGTGGCATACATCAAATTGCCGAACTCAGTCACCTAATTGGTCGCCCAGCTTGGTATCTCGGTCTGCAGTCCAGCCGTGAGAATAAGCTCGATGTCGTCGACACCGCAATGTGGGTAATGTCTGATGTGCTGCAAGATGATAGCCACAAAGAAGATTACCAATATATTGTGATGTTGGGCGAGAGTAACTGGGGACTGGCAGCCACAGAACTAAAGGGCACCGAACAGCTGGCGCCTGAAGCGGTTCGCTGGCGTGAGAAAGCAGGTAAGCGTCCTTGGCTTGCTGGCATGGTTAAACAGCAAATGTGTGCGCTGGTTCATGTGTCTGAACTAATAGATATGCTTAATGCTGGTTTAGATGTTAAATCAGTACAGTAATTAACAATATTGATGCTAAACACTCGATGTTCATTATGTCGGTGTTGAAGATGAAATTGAGAGGAAGACTATGTCTCAAACGATGGATGTTGAACTAAGAAAAGAACAATCGAACGATGAAGTTCTTCAATGGGTGACTTTTCAACTAGAAGAGGAAACTTACGGCATCAACGTAATGCAGGTACGTGAAGTTCTGCGTTACACAGAAATTGCACCCGTACCAGGTGCTCCAGATTATGTACTGGGTATTATCAACCTGCGTGGTAACGTGGTTACTGTTATCGATACCCGTTCACGCTTTGGTCTTATGCAGGGCGAAATCACGGACAACACTCGCATCATCGTGATTGAATCAGAGCGCCAAGTGATTGGTATCTTGGTTGATAGCGTTGCAGAAGTCGTTTACCTACGTTCTTCAGAAATCGACACGACACCAAGTGTGGGTACTGATGAAAGCGCCAAGTTTATCCAAGGCGTGAGCAACCGTGATGGTAAACTTCTTATCCTTGTTGACCTTAATAAACTACTCTCTGAAGATGAGTGGGATGAGATGGCTTACCTATAATGCTTGATGCTGTGTCTTTGACGTCACCTCTTCTCTGGGGAGGGGTGGCGGTTGTCGTTGTCCTTTTCGTTTGGTTGGTGAAAGTGCATCGTGGGTTAAACATGCACAAGACACATGCACGTCAGCAAAAGCGTGCACTCGAGAAAGAAGTGGAGAAGTGCAACAAGCAACTACTTGAAGTACGCTCTGTGTTGGTTGGTCTTGGACAAAAGGTCTCTGAGCAAGAAGAGATTATCGTTCATCTAACCGAGCGCATCATTGAGCTAGAAAACGTCGACAATGATGGTCGCCTTTATACTCGTGCCAATAAAATGGTTCGTTTGGGTGCCGATATCAACGAGCTTATAGAAGAGTGTGAACTGCCAAAAGCGGAAGCTGAGTTGATGCTCTCTTTGCAAAAGAAAATCGCAGGTAAGGAGAAGGTTCCGCCTCTCCACAAAGACCGTGCTCAACCTCAGCGTCGACCTGCGTCGCAATATTCTCCCCAAAAACGACCTCGCTAACTTAACGTGGCATTAATGAAATATTGATGCCACGTTAATGTCAAAATAACAACGGTAACAATCTTTTACGCTTTCCAATTCGCCCATTGAATGCAGTTTGGTATTCTATGTTTCATCGAAATGTGAAGGATTATGTTAGCGTATACCACTTTGTGGTTATATATTTCAGTTAAAGAACAGTAATTTATTGTTTCTTACTAAGTTTCGTGAAGAGTATTTGATCATTATCGTTTCACGCTAGAGTAGCTATGGTAAGATGGACGCCCAGTCGAACCAGTGTTTAATTGAATGTTAGAAGTAACAAATTTAACCGCGATTCGTGATGAGCGCGTACTCTTCGAGAATTTATCATTTTCGTTACAATCCGGTGATCTCGTACAGATTGAAGGTCGCAATGGAACAGGCAAAACGACGCTGATGCGTATCGTTGCCGGACTGGGTGATAAAGAAGAAGGGGAGATCAAGTGGAATGGTGAAACCATCGAATCGAATCGAGAAGATTTCCACCATGCACTGTTATTTCTCGGACATCAAACTGGTGTTAAGCGCGATCTTACTGCTCTAGAAAATCTTAGGTTCTACCAATCTATCCATGCTCCTCACACTACCGATGAACAAATTTTTGCCGCGCTAACTCAAGTAGGTTTAGCGGGCCGTGAAGATGTACCGGTTGCTCAGTTGTCTGCAGGTCAGCAACGACGCGTTGCGTTGGCGCGCCTTTGGTTAAGCGAACAGATGCTTTGGATCCTTGATGAGCCGCTGACTGCGATTGATAAGCAAGGCGTTAAAGTGCTGGAGAACTTGTTCTTAGAGCACGCTAACAAGGGTGGGATTGTGTTACTGACGACTCACCAAGATATGTTTAGCGATAACCCTAAACTAAGAAAAATTGTGTTAGGAGTGTGATCGATGATGCTTAATTCCATGATGAAAATCATCCGTCGTGAACTGTTGATCGCATTTCGTCGCCAAGCGGATATTTTTAATCCACTTTGGTTCTTTATTATCGTTATCACGCTGTTTCCATTGAGCATTGGTCCGGAGCCAAATTTACTTGCTCGTATTTCAGCGGGCATCGTATGGGTAGCGGCATTGCTTTCGGCGCTGTTATCGTTGGAGCGTCTATTTAAAGATGACTTTCAAGACGGTTCACTTGAGCAGATGATGCTGATGCCAATACCGCTTCAGCTTGTGGTAATGGCAAAAATCATAGCGCATTGGCTCCTCACTGGTTTGCCACTGATTATTATTAGCCCGCTGTTGGCTATCTTGCTGTCACTAGATAGCAATACATGGATTGCGGTAGTACTGACCCTGTTGGTCGGTACACCTACGTTAAGTTTTATTGGCGCGATTGGTGTCGCGCTAACGGTGGGGTTACAAAAAGGCGGCGTACTACTGAGTTTGCTTGTTCTGCCGCTCTATATCCCAATTCTAATATTTGCTACTTCTGCTATTGATGCTGCTTCCTTGGGGGTTGCGTATAATGGTCAGTTAGCTTTATTGGCTGCGATGCTTGCGGGTGCAATGACTCTAACCCCGTTTGCCATCAGCGCAGCCCTAAGAGTCAGCGTAAACTAAAACAATAGCGCCAATATCATTGCCAACGCAATGTGAAGAATGTCGTCAAAGAGTGAGAAACACTATGTGGAAATGGCTTCATCCCTATGCCAAACCCGAAACCACTTACAACCTGTGTGGCACGCTACTTCCGTGGTTTGCTACGCTTGCATTAGCCTGTCTATCGATTGGTACCGTGTGGGGGCTAGCTTATGCGCCTGCCGATTACCAACAAGGTGATAGTTTCAGAATCATCTACATACACGTGCCATCTGCCATTTGGTCGATGGGTGTTTACATGTCGATGGCCATCGCTGCTTT
This window of the Vibrio maritimus genome carries:
- a CDS encoding ParA family protein, producing the protein MIVWSVANQKGGVGKTTTTVTLAGLLSQKGHRVLLIDTDPHASLTTYLGMDSDQLSHSLFDLFQLKEFSDSRVKPLIHNTHIDNIDIMPAHMSLATLDRVMGNRSGMGLILKRALMAIRDEYDYVLIDCPPILGVMMVNALAASDRILIPVQTEFLAMKGLERMVRTLAIMQKSRQRPFKVTIVPTMYDKRTRASLQTLTQLKHDYPSQVWSSAVPIDTKFRDASLKHMPASHFAAGSRGVFAYKQLLIYLERLAQDES
- the ccmB gene encoding heme exporter protein CcmB — its product is MLNSMMKIIRRELLIAFRRQADIFNPLWFFIIVITLFPLSIGPEPNLLARISAGIVWVAALLSALLSLERLFKDDFQDGSLEQMMLMPIPLQLVVMAKIIAHWLLTGLPLIIISPLLAILLSLDSNTWIAVVLTLLVGTPTLSFIGAIGVALTVGLQKGGVLLSLLVLPLYIPILIFATSAIDAASLGVAYNGQLALLAAMLAGAMTLTPFAISAALRVSVN
- the ccmA gene encoding cytochrome c biogenesis heme-transporting ATPase CcmA, whose product is MLEVTNLTAIRDERVLFENLSFSLQSGDLVQIEGRNGTGKTTLMRIVAGLGDKEEGEIKWNGETIESNREDFHHALLFLGHQTGVKRDLTALENLRFYQSIHAPHTTDEQIFAALTQVGLAGREDVPVAQLSAGQQRRVALARLWLSEQMLWILDEPLTAIDKQGVKVLENLFLEHANKGGIVLLTTHQDMFSDNPKLRKIVLGV
- a CDS encoding protein-glutamate methylesterase/protein-glutamine glutaminase, whose translation is MSLKVLVVDDSSFFRRRVSDIINAAPRLEVIDVAVNGKEAVEKALALKPDVITMDIEMPVMDGISAVREIMSAQPTPILMFSSLTHEGAKATLDALEAGALDFLPKKFEDIARNKDEAVTLLQQRVQQIASRRALMRRTAVRRPVTPTAARVSTTRATESAPSVGRPATAAPASRFRSSGKSYQLTAIGTSTGGPVALQKILTKLPSNYPHPILLIQHMPATFTAAFAARLNSLCQITVKEAADGDMLQPGVAYLAPGGMQMMLEGRAGSAKIRILDGGERMNYKPCVDVTFGSAAKIYQDKVLSMVLTGMGADGREGARMLKSAGSTVWAQDEESCVVYGMPQAVAKAGISSEDLPLDRIAERILVELKRQ
- a CDS encoding chemotaxis protein CheW, with the protein product MKADTAPLSSEQALDDYFSALLGLEQDEELMVDFGEPSQEVSAEPEPEPEPEPEPEPEPEPEPEPEPEPEPEPEPEPEPEPEPEPEPYQPSMQVATQRVTVGDYDRAFDEFAEEPDLKNLEKLFSGLQQQVDIEVDTEIDVKTKVQPEIVVPEVEVPVEEEIQSWDVTSIESEHPVTETETVTESFEPVQISMDAQELEQAADSIEATASYLDSSNGGGAEVVWQNGERTEGFQVLYFDVNGMTFAVPLDELGGIHQIAELSHLIGRPAWYLGLQSSRENKLDVVDTAMWVMSDVLQDDSHKEDYQYIVMLGESNWGLAATELKGTEQLAPEAVRWREKAGKRPWLAGMVKQQMCALVHVSELIDMLNAGLDVKSVQ
- a CDS encoding chemotaxis protein CheW — its product is MSQTMDVELRKEQSNDEVLQWVTFQLEEETYGINVMQVREVLRYTEIAPVPGAPDYVLGIINLRGNVVTVIDTRSRFGLMQGEITDNTRIIVIESERQVIGILVDSVAEVVYLRSSEIDTTPSVGTDESAKFIQGVSNRDGKLLILVDLNKLLSEDEWDEMAYL
- a CDS encoding DUF2802 domain-containing protein; its protein translation is MLDAVSLTSPLLWGGVAVVVVLFVWLVKVHRGLNMHKTHARQQKRALEKEVEKCNKQLLEVRSVLVGLGQKVSEQEEIIVHLTERIIELENVDNDGRLYTRANKMVRLGADINELIEECELPKAEAELMLSLQKKIAGKEKVPPLHKDRAQPQRRPASQYSPQKRPR